The DNA segment CAGCTAAGGGGCCACGGCAAACCGGCTTGCTAGTCGGTGAGGTTTAGAACCGGAAGATCATGTCAAAGGTGTAACGATCTTCGAAGAGGCCCTGAGGATGAGTCAGTCCCCGCTCGTAGGCGACACCCAGGTCCACCCACGAGAGAAGTCGAGAACGGAAGCCAACGCCACCGGTCACATCCGTGGTCCCAGCAGCATTGGACGCTCCGAAGTTAATAAGGTCATAGCCCTCATGCGTCAGCCCGAGCCCACGACCATTGTTCAAAGTTGAGTACGCGTTCAGCGCAACAAACGGGATGAAGTACTGGCAGGTGACATAGTCGACCTGGGCACTGTAATGCAACTGAGCGGTCTCCTGGCTGAAGTCGTTAGGGATTCGCGCGCCGATGCTACCGGTCAGGTTCAGCCGATCGTAACCTTTGGCGGCCGACACGAATAGGTCCCACTCACCGCGTCCATTGCCTTGGAACACCCGTTGATTTCCGGTCGGGAGCTCAAACTTGAAACCGGGCGTCACGATGAAGTCGTTTTCCTTATCATCGATCACGGCATACTTCAGGCCTGCGCCGATATCCGCCCAGCCGTCGTTATGCGCCACCGCTCGGCTCGGGTGGAGCGAGATGTAGCCGTCCTTGGTGGCAATCAGCGCCAGGCGATCAGTGATCGCCCATCGCACTTGCGCCGCAAACACGCGCGCGATTCCACCCTGCGTCACAAACGACTCGTCGATGTTGTGGTAGGCAAAGATAGGACGAACCTCGCTCGTGATGTGCGGATCTTCAAAGAAGAGCGGATTGGTAACCGGTGAGATGTGGATAGGTTCTGCATCCGCTTCGGCAGCCTGAACTCCAGAGCTCAGGCCAACACTCGCCACAGCAGCGCAGGTTAGAAGGGAAACTTTTGTTGAGTTCATCATACGCGTTCATGTTTAGAGGCTTCACCGCAGCCTGACTCAACCCTTCTTGACCAAGAACCGGCTGGAATTGCTCTCTGAGACAAACTGTCGGCCAGCCAAAACCCGGACTTGCCCTCCGAGGCTGAGCAGTCTCTATAATCATGAAAAGCACTCCATGTTATTGCTCAAAGGCGAAAAAATCCACGTCGTGCACCGCCGGCTGTTCGATCACGACATCCGCAAGCACTTCATCGGCGAGGTTGAGGACTACGAGCACGGAATCGTGCGTGTGGTCGGGCATGTTTGGGTAATCGAAGACATCAAGGAGAATATCTTCCGCCGGAAACCAGAACCGCGGACACGTCTCATCTCACTCAGCTCTGGCGAGGTGTTCGTCAATGTTCTGCCTCCGACCATCGATTTGGAAAAAGTCCGCTATGAGGGCGTGGGCCACAATGTGCGCGTCACGGACGGCTCGGACTGGCACCTCGACATCAAGGAATTCGGCTGGGCCTAGACCGCGGCTCCTCACTGGCGGCGCAGCCGGAAAAATGCCCGCTCCGCGGAGAGCGGAAGCTTGAGTCGATACCGGTCTCCCTGCTTCCTGGGAAGCTCTGCCACCCCGCTCCAGGGTCCGGACGCAGCGGAACGTGATGTTTCGAGCGCGAAGCCGATCGCCAGGGCCGACCAGGAAAACTCGACACCCTCGGAGACAATCTCAACTCCCAGGCGCGGAGGGGTGAGCAGATCCCGCACTACCGTCCACCGCGTGGTCGAGCTCAACCGCTCGAGCGGATCGTTCCTGACGAGTGGAGTGGTGAGGACCAAATCCGCGGTAAGCACATTAGTTTCGAAGGGCAAGGCGACGCCAGGTAGGGACAGTTTAAGCCCAGGCTCTGAGGGACCCAATGGAACTCCATTTAGCGCCCAACTCACACTGGCAGACTCCGAGGCGACCGTGAGTATCTCCAACACGAAATCCCGCTGGTCGTAGAGTGAGATGCTCACCGGAATGTCGACTGCCGGCAACGTGCTTGGAGGCTGAGGCAAGCGCTCATGGATGCTGAGCACCAAAGCCTCGGAGCATACTTCGCAGAACGGCACGCCCAGCGCTCTCATTTTGCAATCATGCTTAGGTCGATACCAACCCGTGGTGTGGTAATGGGCGCCTTCGAACAACCCGACAACGGACTCGAAACCTGACGACGGGGTAGGAACTGGGGTTGAGGCTCGGATCCACGCATTCCATTTGACCTGGGCGCGCACCGTAGTACGGGTGGTATTGGGTTCTTCGACATCCGGATAGCCAGGGTTGGCAGTGGAGTATTCATCTCCCAGGCGGGCCAGCGTGTGTCCCAGCTCGTGCACGGCGATTTCTCTCGAACTGGAATGGTTGGAGACCACCAAGGTGCGACCTCCGGATCCGCCATACTCGGGATCATTCACAACGATCGCCACCAGGTCATATTCGGGATACATCGCGGCGAGCAACTCCAACACTTTGCCCTGGCCATTCGCGCTGTTGGAGTCGTGGTTGTTGGGCGGGATCGTGATGAGCCTCTGAATCCCAAAGCTGTCGAAGCTGCTGTTAAAATAGGTATTGCGAAAGGAACCCCGAAACGGGTGGTCTGACCCGGATTCCTGCGAGGCGACGAACACACCGACCACATTAAAATGGCTGGCATACTCCCTCAGAGGAGGGGCCTGAAGGATCCCGTCGGCCACCGCTCGGGCATCACGCAGGAACACGTCGCGTTCCGCCTCCAGGTAACCTTCGGAGAGGATGACGAGGTTGAGTCTAGCCTCCGCCGGTCCGTTCACGGACAACCGGACCAGCTCGCCAATCGCTGCCGAGACATGAACTGGGGAGCTGACCAGAAAACAGACCAGGACCCAAGCAATCCACCGCCCATGTCGGGGCTTCTTCATGGTCCTCTCAGCGGTGCTGTTGTCGCCGGAAGTAGCGACAAGCGAACCAGGACCGGACGCGGACCACCGGGAACCCCTCCCAACTGGGGACCCACTTCAGGAGCGGCCAGCGGGGGATTCGGGATGGCCCCGAGTAGTTGAAACTCGCTGGCTGACGGCTTCAAAGGAACCCGAACCAACACCTCTCCGGTGGGAAGCCATTTCTCGATTTGACGGATCCCCCCCGGCTGACTCTCGTCCGGAAACTCGAACCTTTGTCGCCGAGGATCCTCTAGCGCAGACACCCAGAGGGCATTGCCTTGAACGTCGGCCAGTCGAATTTGGAGTGCACCTTCGGCGGAAGGCTGCGGTTTCAGCCGGCCGGCAACGCGCTCGCTTTTGACCACCGTGACTTGATTGCTCACCCAGCGAAGATGCACCAACAAAAAGGCATCACGCGGGCCAGCCACCGGCACGGTGGCTGCGCCCGCGGTGGTAACCGCGAACAGGACGAAAGCCCAAAGTATGCGGATTGGGTCCATAACAAACTGATGTCCCATCGGCTGCACCGCGCAGAAGCCGGCTCAGATCGCCTAACCGAGGGACCGAAACCGAGGCCTGTCCGAGTTCATTACCGGCTCCCGGAGCTTCAGCAGCGCCGGTTAGGCGGCAAACCGCTGTCCATTATAGATCGGTCACGGCGCCCAAGTGAGCAGAGCTGACCGACTTGGCGTACTTCGCCAGCACACCGGAAGTGTAACGCGGGGCCGGACGCCGCCACTGGGCGGCACGACGCTTGATCTCCGCCTGAGGCACTTCGAGATTCACTTGGCGATTCTTGGCATCAATGGTAATCGGGTCCCCATCCTTAACCAAGGCGATCACGCCACCTTCATAGGCTTCCGGGGTGACATGCCCGACGACGAATCCGTGGCTGCCTCCGGAAAACCGCCCATCGGTGATCAGCGCCACCTCTTTCCCAAGGCCCTTGCCCATGATGGCGGAGGTGGGAGAGAGCATTTCCCGCATTCCAGGCCCACCCTTAGGTCCTTCGTAGCGAATCACGATCACATGGCCCTTCTTGACCGTGCCATCCAAGATCGCCGCCAAAGCCTTTTCCTCACTCTCGAACACCAGAGCTTTTCCGCTGAACTTGAGGCCCTCCTTGCCGGAAATTTTGGCCACCGCCCCGGTGGTTGCAAGGTTTCCGTAAAGCACCACCAAATGACCCTCCGGCTTGATCGGGTTATCGAAGGATCGAATCACGTCCTGGCCCTTCGGATACGGCTTCACCCCGCGCAGGTTTTGGGCGATCGTCTTGCCCGTGACGGTCATGCAGTCGCCGTGGAGCAATCCCTTGTCGAGGAGCATCTTCATCAACGGTGTCAAACCGCCAATGCGAACCAGCTCGGCCATGACGTACTTGCCGCTGGGCTTAAGGTCACCCAAGACCGGAACACGCTTTCCAACCCGCGTGAAGTCATCGATGGTCAGCTTGACGCCCGCAGCATGGGCCATCGCCAGGAGATGCAGCACGGCATTGGTCGAACCGCCCAAAGCGGTCACGACGGTGATGGCATTCTCGAAGGCTTTCTTGGTGAGGATATCCAAAGGCCGAATGCCCAGCTTGACCAAATTCAACACCGCCGCGCCCGCGCGCTCGCAGTCCAGCTCCTTGTCCTTGGAGATGGCCGCCTGAGCGGAACTGTTCGGCAAGCTCATACCCAAAGCCTCGATGGCCGAGGCCATCGTGTTGGCGGTATACATACCGCCGCATGACCCCGCTCCAGGGATCGCCTTGCTCTCCAGCTCGTCAAGCTGCCGGTCGTCCATCTTGCCGGCCGCATGCTTGCCCACCGCCTCGAAGACGCTGACCACGTCTACCGGGTTGCCTTCATAGATGCCCGGCATGATCGTTCCCCCGTAGACGAAAACCGCTGGACGGTTCAAACGAGCGATCGCTATCAGGCAGCCCGGCATGTTTTTGTCGCAGCCGCCAATCGCGACCAAGCCGTCCATCCCCTCGCAGCCGACCACCGTCTCGATCGAGTCGGCAATGACCTCGCGAGAGACCAGCGAGTATTTCATGCCCTCGGTTCCCATGGAGATACCATCCGAGATCGTGATGGTGTTAAAGGTCACGGCTTTCCCGCCCGCCTCGTTCACGCCGATCCCCACTTGGACCGCGAGATGATCAATGTGCATATTGCACGGCGTCACCATTCCCCACGTCGAGGCCACTCCGATCTGCGGCTTGCGAAAGTCTTCCTTCTTAAACCCGACAGCATACAGCATCGCCCGGCTGGCGGCGCGCTCCGGCCCGTCCACCACGATGGACGAGAACGTACGAGTGGAGTCAAGGGCTCCCCGGCCCCCCCGGGAAGAACGCTGTTTAGAAATCTTTTTCATTCGTTTGTATGGGGAGCAGCATTGATGAAGTCGCGGGAATTGGCAAGCAACGGGTTGGAGGCGATTTCAGGTTTGGCATTGGCCAATCGATGGCTATGGTTCGTGGTGTGTCTTATCGGCTGACAGATCCGCTGAGCCAGCTTGGCCCCGAGGATGAGGATCCAATCCGACGTTGGATCAAGCAGCTCTCCAGCGGAGCCCCGGCCGAGCGGCAGCGCGCAGTGCGGCAACTGATCCGCAAGCGCGCTGAACCCGCCTTGGTGGAGTGTCTTCGCAGTCCCGACGCCCTGGCGGTGTCCCTCGCCACCAACGCGCTCTGGGAATGTTGGCTCAACGAACGCGGGCGTCACGCCCGCAGCGAGATCGACCGCGGCGTGGGACTGATGGAGTCAGGAGAGTATCGGGAAGCGGAAGAAGTCTTTCTCAACCTCATGGCCGAGTATCCCGATTGGGCCGAAGCGAAAAACAAGCAGGCCACCCTGCTCTACCTGCGCGGGCAGCCTGCGTTGAGCATGGCCCTCTGCGCCGAAGTGGTCCGCCTGAAACCGCATCACTTCGGCGCCTGGAATGGCATGGCGCTGTGCGCCGCCCAGCTGGGGAAGTGGACGATGGTCTTGGATGCAGCCACCAAGGC comes from the Verrucomicrobiales bacterium genome and includes:
- the ilvD gene encoding dihydroxy-acid dehydratase, with product MKKISKQRSSRGGRGALDSTRTFSSIVVDGPERAASRAMLYAVGFKKEDFRKPQIGVASTWGMVTPCNMHIDHLAVQVGIGVNEAGGKAVTFNTITISDGISMGTEGMKYSLVSREVIADSIETVVGCEGMDGLVAIGGCDKNMPGCLIAIARLNRPAVFVYGGTIMPGIYEGNPVDVVSVFEAVGKHAAGKMDDRQLDELESKAIPGAGSCGGMYTANTMASAIEALGMSLPNSSAQAAISKDKELDCERAGAAVLNLVKLGIRPLDILTKKAFENAITVVTALGGSTNAVLHLLAMAHAAGVKLTIDDFTRVGKRVPVLGDLKPSGKYVMAELVRIGGLTPLMKMLLDKGLLHGDCMTVTGKTIAQNLRGVKPYPKGQDVIRSFDNPIKPEGHLVVLYGNLATTGAVAKISGKEGLKFSGKALVFESEEKALAAILDGTVKKGHVIVIRYEGPKGGPGMREMLSPTSAIMGKGLGKEVALITDGRFSGGSHGFVVGHVTPEAYEGGVIALVKDGDPITIDAKNRQVNLEVPQAEIKRRAAQWRRPAPRYTSGVLAKYAKSVSSAHLGAVTDL